The following are encoded in a window of Aureimonas sp. AU20 genomic DNA:
- a CDS encoding putative bifunctional diguanylate cyclase/phosphodiesterase, giving the protein MDYTPKHSAPSERLARKDFAADRDRRSEFDAIGEVCRRYKPTGHEHVLALEANRRLTVTNLPINDHMYRLMVEAVTDYAIYMLDPNGVVQSWNRGARLAKGYDADEIVGRSFAVFYSEKERLRSIPELNLQHARDHGRFTEDGWRLRKDGTKFWANVVIDAIHDENGGLIGFTKITRDLTAQRETELQLAHQAGHDALTGLFNRSKFLERLDDEVPQLIYGARLAVHYIDLDRFKPVNDAFGHAVGDQVLRTIGERLQAVIPIGSIAARLGGDEFAVLQFGSPTIEDASELSCRIVQTLSEPISVRNAIVVVGTSVGVAHAPIHGCEAAELLRNSDLALYAAKQNGRGRFEIYDPSMNAQALSRGVMELKLRQALKLHDFELHYQPVVDARTLVVVGYEALLRWQDQTGKQVSPAHFIPLAEELGLMPELGAWVLRTACRDASSWPTELVVAVNVSAMQLRDRGFVEVVKATLAATRLPACRLELEVTETAVLADPTLANEILSELRDLGVGIALDDFGTGFSSLRMVKELPLTRIKIDRSFVSGINETSKSTSVIRSIITLCEAYGLSTTAEGVETAQQLTELQRQNCDHLQGFLLGRAQPDAFWRSLRKEQERGGAVQALPR; this is encoded by the coding sequence TTGGACTACACGCCCAAGCATTCGGCCCCATCCGAGCGCTTGGCTCGCAAGGACTTCGCAGCGGATCGCGATCGCAGAAGTGAGTTCGACGCGATCGGCGAAGTTTGTAGACGATATAAACCGACCGGTCACGAACACGTGCTAGCTCTGGAAGCAAATCGGAGACTGACCGTGACGAACCTACCCATCAACGATCACATGTATCGTCTCATGGTTGAAGCTGTGACCGATTATGCGATCTACATGCTTGATCCGAACGGTGTGGTTCAAAGCTGGAACAGGGGGGCTCGGCTAGCCAAGGGTTACGACGCCGATGAGATTGTGGGCCGTAGCTTCGCTGTATTTTACTCAGAAAAGGAGCGCCTCAGATCCATCCCTGAGCTGAACCTGCAGCATGCCCGCGACCACGGCCGATTTACTGAAGATGGCTGGCGATTACGGAAGGACGGAACCAAGTTCTGGGCGAATGTCGTGATCGACGCGATCCACGATGAGAACGGAGGTCTTATTGGCTTCACGAAAATTACCCGCGATTTGACAGCCCAACGGGAGACCGAGCTTCAGCTTGCCCATCAAGCAGGGCACGATGCCCTGACAGGCCTGTTCAATCGATCCAAATTCCTCGAGCGCCTCGATGATGAAGTACCGCAGCTGATTTACGGTGCGCGGTTAGCGGTCCACTACATCGACCTCGATCGGTTCAAACCCGTCAATGATGCTTTCGGTCATGCCGTTGGGGATCAGGTTCTGCGCACGATCGGTGAACGCCTCCAGGCCGTCATCCCGATTGGCAGCATTGCTGCCCGCTTGGGCGGTGACGAGTTCGCTGTTTTGCAGTTTGGCTCACCGACCATTGAGGATGCGTCAGAACTGAGTTGCCGGATTGTCCAGACGCTGTCCGAACCCATTTCTGTTCGCAACGCCATCGTAGTCGTTGGAACCAGCGTCGGGGTGGCGCACGCGCCGATCCACGGCTGCGAGGCAGCAGAACTCCTGCGAAATTCGGATCTTGCTCTTTATGCCGCCAAACAGAATGGGCGAGGGCGGTTTGAGATCTACGACCCCAGCATGAATGCCCAGGCGCTCTCGCGTGGGGTCATGGAGTTAAAGCTTCGCCAAGCCCTGAAGCTGCACGACTTCGAGCTTCACTATCAGCCAGTCGTCGATGCGCGCACGCTGGTTGTCGTCGGATATGAGGCCCTATTGCGATGGCAGGACCAAACCGGCAAGCAGGTGTCGCCCGCACACTTCATCCCGCTGGCGGAAGAGCTTGGTCTCATGCCGGAACTCGGCGCCTGGGTCCTTCGGACCGCTTGCCGCGACGCCTCCTCTTGGCCTACCGAGCTCGTCGTTGCCGTTAATGTGTCGGCCATGCAGTTGCGGGACCGGGGTTTTGTAGAAGTTGTCAAGGCGACATTGGCTGCAACGCGTTTGCCAGCGTGTCGGTTGGAACTGGAAGTCACTGAAACCGCCGTCTTAGCGGATCCTACCCTGGCAAATGAGATCCTGTCCGAGCTGCGCGACTTGGGTGTTGGAATTGCGCTCGATGATTTTGGGACTGGCTTCTCGTCGCTGCGCATGGTGAAGGAGCTACCCCTTACCCGTATCAAGATCGACCGCAGTTTCGTGTCGGGAATCAATGAGACGAGCAAATCCACCAGTGTCATACGCTCGATCATTACGCTTTGCGAAGCCTATGGCTTGTCGACGACTGCCGAGGGGGTTGAGACGGCACAACAGCTTACTGAGCTGCAGCGTCAGAACTGCGACCATCTTCAAGGCTTTTTACTCGGCCGGGCACAGCCCGATGCTTTTTGGCGGAGTTTAAGAAAGGAGCAAGAACGCGGTGGGGCGGTGCAGGCTCTCCCGCGGTGA